From Solidesulfovibrio carbinoliphilus subsp. oakridgensis, the proteins below share one genomic window:
- a CDS encoding pyridoxamine 5'-phosphate oxidase family protein, producing MRKKERQITDKASLEQLLMQSRICRLGLYDGQWPYVVPVNMGYAAGCLYFHSGLKGKKMEILRASPKVCFEMDCDVEVVTGEKPCNYTTRYKSVIGFGTAVFVEDEAEKLEGLRIIMRRHAGPTEGFRPEILPRTAVVRIDIESMTGKANPPYEEWS from the coding sequence ATGCGTAAAAAAGAGCGGCAGATCACCGACAAGGCCAGCCTCGAACAACTGCTCATGCAGTCGCGCATCTGCCGGCTGGGCCTGTATGACGGCCAGTGGCCCTACGTGGTGCCCGTCAACATGGGCTACGCCGCCGGCTGCCTCTATTTCCACTCGGGCCTCAAGGGCAAAAAGATGGAAATCCTGCGCGCAAGTCCCAAAGTCTGCTTCGAGATGGACTGCGACGTGGAAGTGGTGACCGGCGAGAAGCCCTGCAACTACACCACCCGCTACAAGTCGGTCATCGGCTTCGGCACGGCCGTTTTCGTCGAGGACGAGGCCGAAAAGCTGGAGGGCCTTCGCATCATCATGCGCCGCCACGCCGGCCCGACCGAAGGCTTCCGGCCCGAAATCCTGCCCCGCACGGCCGTGGTCCGCATCGACATCGAATCCATGACCGGCAAGGCCAACCCGCCGTACGAAGAGTGGAGCTAG
- a CDS encoding NDP-hexose 2,3-dehydratase family protein produces MRDSDARRAFLRSCRTVSGVLPDMDTVLAWFAAKDRRDRFEVRRVPFAALDQWDFLPDPLRLGHVSGKFFTIEGIRVETDFGPVPSWDQPIINQPEVGILGLLAREIGGTLHFLMQAKMEPGNVNILQLSPTVQATRSNYSRVHGGRAPRYLEYFTEPGRATILLDQLQPEQGARFLRKRNRNMVVVVDHDVPGHEDFRWMTLGQIKALLGRDDIVNMDARTVVSLIPLADPDEPPDEGLLDGLPEFCRAVFRSYCRSDRERHTMDAIMAWLTGGKARYGMDVTPLPLDRLRGWQVTDEAIGHESGLYFSVIGVAVEARTREATRWSQPLLHHQGQGLVGFLCQRQDGVLHFLARGSLEPGNRDGMEIGPTIACSEVAARAGRSCAPLFLERFLDPGEGTVRYDAVQSEEGGRFHHFRNRYMIVELPEGQDLDIPDHCLWLTLGQLWRMARHGHVNIEARNLLACLGAPEAGS; encoded by the coding sequence ATGAGGGACAGCGACGCGCGCCGGGCCTTTTTGCGGTCCTGCCGGACCGTCTCCGGCGTCCTGCCGGATATGGACACGGTGTTGGCCTGGTTTGCGGCCAAGGACCGGCGGGACCGGTTCGAGGTCCGGCGGGTGCCGTTTGCGGCCCTTGACCAGTGGGACTTCCTGCCCGATCCGCTCCGTCTCGGCCACGTCTCGGGCAAGTTCTTCACCATCGAGGGCATCCGGGTGGAGACGGATTTCGGGCCGGTGCCGTCCTGGGACCAGCCCATCATCAACCAGCCCGAGGTCGGGATTCTGGGCCTGCTCGCCCGGGAGATCGGCGGCACGCTCCATTTTCTCATGCAGGCCAAGATGGAGCCGGGAAACGTCAACATCCTGCAGCTGTCCCCGACCGTCCAGGCCACCCGCAGCAACTACTCCCGGGTCCACGGCGGCAGGGCCCCGCGCTACCTCGAATACTTCACCGAGCCCGGCCGGGCCACCATCCTCCTCGACCAGCTCCAGCCCGAGCAGGGGGCCCGGTTTCTGCGCAAGCGAAACCGCAACATGGTCGTGGTCGTCGACCACGACGTGCCCGGGCACGAGGACTTCCGCTGGATGACCTTGGGCCAGATAAAAGCCCTGCTCGGCCGCGACGACATCGTCAACATGGACGCCCGCACCGTGGTCTCGCTCATCCCCCTGGCCGATCCCGACGAGCCGCCGGACGAGGGGCTCCTGGACGGGCTGCCGGAATTTTGCCGGGCGGTCTTCCGGTCCTATTGCCGCTCGGACCGGGAGCGCCACACCATGGACGCCATCATGGCCTGGCTGACCGGAGGGAAGGCCCGGTACGGCATGGACGTGACCCCCCTGCCGCTCGACCGGCTGCGCGGCTGGCAGGTGACCGACGAGGCCATCGGCCACGAGTCGGGGCTCTATTTTTCCGTCATCGGCGTGGCGGTCGAGGCCCGCACCCGGGAGGCCACCCGCTGGTCCCAGCCGCTCCTGCACCACCAGGGCCAGGGGCTGGTCGGGTTTCTCTGCCAGCGGCAGGACGGGGTGCTCCACTTTCTGGCCCGGGGCAGCCTCGAACCCGGCAACCGCGACGGCATGGAGATCGGCCCGACCATCGCCTGCTCGGAAGTGGCCGCCCGGGCCGGCCGGTCCTGCGCCCCGCTGTTCCTCGAACGCTTCCTCGATCCGGGCGAGGGAACCGTGCGCTACGACGCGGTCCAGTCCGAAGAGGGCGGCCGGTTCCACCACTTCCGCAACCGCTACATGATCGTGGAGCTGCCCGAGGGCCAGGACCTCGACATCCCGGACCACTGCCTGTGGCTGACCCTTGGCCAACTGTGGCGCATGGCCCGCCACGGCCACGTCAACATCGAGGCCAGAAACCTGCTCGCCTGTCTCGGCGCGCCGGAGGCTGGTTCATGA
- a CDS encoding molybdopterin-containing oxidoreductase family protein translates to MAFPDGEHRSVCRICHGGCAARLTVAGGRVTRVRPWPGSPFSLGRMCVKGLSTPDLMYHPDRLVRPQKRVGPRGSGKFVPVSWDEALADIAARLDGFRRETGPESVALGQGTGRHHYFHVIRFANTFGTPNWYEPGLANCFIPRITVSNLTYGGFVAGDYYGEVPPKTILFWGHNPLVSGPDGELAFPVKRALAGGAYGIAVDPRRSETARRCGLWLPLRPGTDAALALSMIRAIIEEGWYDKEFVATHTTGFDDLRARVAGCTPAWAEAVTGVPARDMLEAARRYALDKPSILDWGVAIEQNPNSLQTVRAVALLRGLTGNLDVPGGDVFGHDLVAAYPVLRQALPPDALGKRIGADRFKLLGGFRAFMPSAHIPGLFHAMRTGDPYRVRALLLFGNNPLATVANARGVYEALRALDLLVVADHFLTPTAALADYVLPSAFWPEIDQLIELPLVAPQAVFAHRKVATVGECRQNELILSDLARRLGLPGADESLTDILDQRLKPIGLTFDALADRFMVRAEPAYRRYADKGFRTPSRKVELSCKALSRLGYDPLPSFAEPPESPVSAPGVAADFPLVLTTGARRPEYFHSDGRQSPRLRARRPDPLAELGVKTAAKFGIADGDWIRVKSPRGAIRMRAKVSQDIMEGVVSIDHGWWFPERGSFDFGAFESNANVLTSDAPPYDPAFGSYQLRGLLCAVEKE, encoded by the coding sequence ATGGCGTTTCCCGACGGCGAACACCGAAGCGTCTGCCGCATCTGCCACGGCGGCTGCGCCGCCCGGCTGACCGTGGCCGGGGGCCGGGTCACCCGGGTGCGGCCCTGGCCCGGGTCGCCCTTTAGCCTTGGCCGCATGTGCGTCAAGGGCCTCTCCACCCCGGACCTGATGTACCACCCGGACCGGCTGGTCAGGCCGCAAAAGCGCGTCGGCCCGCGCGGTTCGGGCAAATTCGTGCCGGTTTCCTGGGACGAGGCCCTGGCCGACATCGCGGCACGGCTCGACGGATTTCGCCGCGAGACCGGGCCCGAGTCGGTCGCCCTTGGCCAGGGCACGGGACGGCACCACTATTTCCACGTCATCCGCTTCGCCAACACCTTTGGCACGCCCAACTGGTACGAGCCGGGCCTGGCCAACTGCTTCATCCCGCGCATCACCGTCTCCAACCTGACCTACGGCGGGTTCGTGGCCGGGGACTACTACGGCGAGGTCCCGCCCAAGACCATCCTCTTCTGGGGCCACAATCCCCTGGTCTCGGGTCCGGACGGGGAGCTGGCCTTTCCGGTCAAGCGGGCGCTAGCCGGCGGGGCCTACGGCATCGCCGTCGATCCCCGTCGCTCCGAGACGGCCAGACGGTGCGGCCTGTGGCTGCCCCTGCGCCCGGGCACGGACGCGGCCCTCGCCCTCTCCATGATCCGGGCCATTATCGAAGAGGGCTGGTACGACAAGGAGTTTGTCGCCACCCACACCACCGGCTTTGACGACCTGCGTGCCCGGGTGGCCGGCTGCACGCCCGCCTGGGCCGAGGCCGTGACCGGCGTGCCGGCCCGGGACATGCTCGAAGCCGCCCGGCGCTACGCCCTGGACAAGCCGTCGATTCTCGACTGGGGCGTGGCCATCGAGCAGAACCCCAACAGCCTGCAAACCGTGCGGGCCGTGGCCCTCCTGCGGGGCCTGACCGGCAACCTCGACGTGCCGGGCGGGGACGTCTTCGGCCACGATCTGGTGGCCGCCTATCCGGTCCTCAGGCAGGCCCTGCCGCCGGATGCCCTGGGGAAACGCATCGGGGCCGACCGGTTCAAGCTCCTCGGCGGCTTCCGGGCCTTCATGCCCTCGGCCCACATCCCCGGGCTTTTTCATGCCATGCGGACCGGCGACCCGTACCGGGTCCGGGCCCTGCTCCTTTTCGGCAACAACCCCCTGGCCACGGTCGCCAACGCGCGGGGCGTGTACGAGGCGCTTCGCGCCCTGGATCTGCTCGTGGTGGCCGACCATTTCCTCACGCCGACAGCCGCCCTGGCCGATTACGTCCTGCCCTCGGCCTTCTGGCCGGAGATCGACCAGTTGATCGAACTGCCCCTGGTCGCGCCCCAGGCCGTCTTTGCCCACCGTAAAGTGGCGACCGTCGGGGAGTGCCGGCAAAACGAGCTGATCCTGTCCGATCTGGCCCGCCGGCTGGGCCTGCCCGGGGCCGACGAGAGCTTGACCGACATTCTGGACCAGCGCTTGAAGCCCATCGGCCTGACCTTCGACGCACTGGCCGACCGGTTCATGGTCCGGGCCGAACCGGCCTACCGGCGGTACGCGGACAAGGGCTTTCGCACGCCAAGCCGCAAGGTGGAGCTGTCCTGCAAGGCGCTTTCGCGTCTCGGCTACGACCCCCTGCCGTCCTTTGCCGAGCCGCCGGAGAGCCCGGTGTCCGCGCCCGGGGTGGCGGCCGACTTCCCGCTGGTCCTGACCACCGGGGCCCGCCGTCCCGAATACTTCCACAGCGACGGCCGCCAGTCGCCAAGGCTGCGGGCCCGGCGGCCCGATCCCCTGGCCGAGCTGGGGGTGAAGACGGCGGCGAAGTTTGGCATTGCCGACGGCGACTGGATACGCGTCAAAAGCCCGCGTGGGGCCATCCGGATGCGGGCGAAAGTGTCGCAGGACATCATGGAAGGCGTGGTCAGCATCGACCACGGCTGGTGGTTCCCGGAGCGGGGGAGCTTCGACTTCGGCGCCTTCGAGTCCAACGCCAACGTCCTGACCAGCGACGCCCCGCCCTACGACCCGGCCTTCGGGTCGTATCAACTGCGGGGGCTTTTGTGCGCGGTGGAGAAGGAGTGA
- a CDS encoding glycosyltransferase family 2 protein codes for MKPELATPSLTIVIPVYNAEATIGRLVDTLLAAPPVADTDIVLVNDGSRDGSDRACRDCCDRFPDRVTYLRLARNFGEHNAVMAGLGRAGGDYVVIMDDDFQNPPSEAARLLATAVAGGYDVVYAAFREKRHDWLRNRGSRFNDKVATWLLGKPPQLYLSSFKCLSRFLVDRITEYAGPSPYVDGLILRVTDNIGQVEVEHCDRECGQSGYTLWKLVRLWLTMFVNFSVAPLRCSAVLGLAIGGFGLLMGIWSLLEKLFDVAVPTGWTTLYVTVVIFSGIQLVMLGLLGEYVGRGLLEANKAPQYVVREIHGGDGRPGPEPRP; via the coding sequence ATGAAGCCAGAGCTTGCGACGCCGTCGCTGACCATCGTCATTCCGGTCTACAACGCCGAAGCCACCATCGGCCGGCTGGTGGACACGCTTCTCGCTGCCCCGCCGGTGGCCGACACCGACATCGTGCTGGTCAACGACGGCAGCCGCGACGGCAGCGACCGGGCCTGCCGGGACTGCTGCGACCGGTTTCCGGACCGGGTCACCTACCTGCGCCTGGCCCGCAACTTCGGGGAGCACAACGCGGTCATGGCCGGCCTTGGCCGGGCCGGGGGCGACTACGTCGTCATCATGGACGACGATTTCCAGAACCCGCCGTCCGAGGCGGCACGGCTCTTGGCCACGGCCGTGGCCGGCGGCTACGACGTGGTCTACGCCGCCTTCCGGGAAAAGCGCCACGACTGGCTGCGAAACCGGGGCAGCCGGTTCAACGACAAGGTGGCCACCTGGCTCCTTGGCAAGCCGCCCCAGCTGTATCTTTCGAGTTTCAAGTGCCTGAGCCGCTTCCTGGTCGACCGGATCACGGAATACGCCGGCCCTTCGCCCTATGTGGACGGGCTCATCCTGCGGGTGACCGACAACATCGGCCAGGTCGAGGTCGAGCACTGCGACCGGGAGTGCGGCCAGTCCGGCTATACGCTCTGGAAGCTGGTGCGCCTGTGGCTGACCATGTTCGTCAATTTTTCCGTGGCCCCGCTGCGGTGTTCCGCCGTCCTCGGCCTGGCCATCGGCGGATTCGGCCTCCTCATGGGCATCTGGAGCCTCCTCGAGAAGCTCTTCGACGTGGCCGTGCCCACGGGCTGGACCACTCTTTACGTCACGGTGGTCATCTTTTCGGGCATCCAGCTGGTCATGCTCGGGCTTCTCGGCGAATACGTCGGCCGGGGGCTCCTGGAGGCCAACAAGGCCCCCCAGTACGTGGTCCGCGAGATCCACGGCGGCGACGGCCGCCCGGGCCCGGAGCCCCGGCCATGA
- a CDS encoding Gfo/Idh/MocA family protein yields the protein MRLLVLGGSDIFFRRVLPILPGLGVTAVDLASRSGRRPPAEPALPLRFFDDPAAALAGSPAEAVYVTTENSRHAALTLAALDSGHHVVVDKPAFLDLETAEKAADLAAKKGLVLAEATVWADHPRFSGLRKAFADAGAAPTRLAAVFSFPPLAAGNFRHRPECGGGMLFDLGPYAASPGRIFFGAEPDEVFCRVLAQGPLVETAFSCLLLYPGGKSLTGVFGGDTGYANRLDVLGPDLAASMDRAFTPPLGTALTLGLNSPAGPRTATFEPADAFAGFFARVFAAMDAGKGDGLLADLLADARTLSRLRRAAGGAE from the coding sequence ATGAGGCTGCTCGTCCTTGGCGGCTCGGACATCTTTTTCCGCCGCGTCCTGCCCATCCTGCCCGGCCTTGGCGTCACGGCCGTGGACCTGGCCTCGCGGTCCGGCCGCCGGCCGCCGGCCGAGCCGGCCCTTCCCCTGCGTTTTTTCGACGACCCGGCCGCGGCCCTGGCCGGGAGTCCGGCCGAGGCGGTTTACGTGACCACGGAAAACAGCCGCCACGCCGCCCTCACCCTGGCCGCTCTGGATTCGGGCCACCACGTGGTGGTGGACAAGCCGGCCTTTCTGGATCTGGAAACGGCCGAAAAAGCGGCCGACCTGGCCGCGAAAAAGGGCCTCGTCCTGGCCGAGGCCACGGTCTGGGCCGACCATCCGCGCTTTTCGGGCCTGAGAAAGGCCTTTGCCGACGCCGGGGCCGCGCCGACGCGCCTTGCCGCCGTCTTTTCCTTTCCGCCGCTTGCGGCCGGCAATTTCCGGCATCGGCCCGAGTGCGGCGGCGGGATGCTCTTCGATCTCGGCCCCTATGCCGCGAGCCCGGGCCGGATCTTTTTCGGCGCCGAGCCGGACGAGGTCTTCTGCCGTGTCCTGGCGCAAGGGCCGCTGGTCGAAACCGCCTTTTCCTGCCTGCTCCTCTATCCGGGCGGCAAGAGCCTCACCGGCGTCTTCGGCGGCGACACCGGCTACGCCAACCGGCTGGACGTCCTCGGCCCGGATCTGGCCGCCTCCATGGACCGGGCCTTCACCCCGCCGCTGGGGACGGCCCTGACGCTCGGCCTCAACAGCCCGGCCGGGCCCCGGACGGCCACGTTCGAGCCGGCCGACGCCTTTGCCGGCTTTTTCGCCCGGGTCTTCGCCGCCATGGACGCGGGAAAAGGCGACGGACTCCTCGCCGACCTCCTGGCCGACGCCCGCACCCTGTCCCGGCTGCGCCGGGCGGCCGGGGGGGCGGAGTAA
- a CDS encoding anthrone oxygenase family protein, which translates to MEFTAIALAVMAAFTGVALYINLVEHPARRALLGGEGLAQWQQSYPRARWLQASLALAGFFFGILALFWAGGALNLTGALFSIANWVFTYKFVMPVNRVLLDTDPDAADDATLVLLEKWNMLHGVRTGLGFAAVVSFFAALP; encoded by the coding sequence ATGGAATTTACCGCGATCGCCCTGGCCGTCATGGCCGCGTTTACGGGCGTGGCCCTCTATATCAACCTGGTCGAGCATCCGGCCCGCCGGGCCCTGCTCGGCGGCGAGGGGCTGGCCCAGTGGCAGCAGAGCTACCCCCGGGCACGGTGGCTGCAGGCCTCCCTCGCCCTGGCCGGCTTTTTCTTCGGCATCCTGGCCCTTTTTTGGGCCGGCGGGGCCTTGAACCTCACGGGCGCCCTTTTTTCCATTGCCAACTGGGTCTTCACCTACAAGTTCGTCATGCCGGTCAACCGCGTCCTTCTGGACACGGACCCGGACGCGGCCGACGACGCAACCCTGGTCCTGCTCGAAAAGTGGAACATGCTCCACGGCGTGCGCACGGGCCTTGGGTTTGCGGCCGTGGTCTCGTTCTTCGCGGCCCTGCCCTGA
- a CDS encoding DegT/DnrJ/EryC1/StrS family aminotransferase, with product MAVNVWGYLHEYEAEREEILAAVESVLRSGKLILGPNVAAFEEEFAAYCGAKYGVGCDNGTSAVMLALLALGLNPGDEVVTVANTAVPTVSAIVSAGGAPRFVDIDPATGLMDVSKLEAAITPRTRAVVAVHLFGQCVDMAAVRAVADRHGLFVVEDCAQSHGATQGGRVAGSLADAAAFSFYPTKILGTYGDGGMVLTDRAEVAEKLKRLRFYGMEKTYYALEHGFNSRLDEIHAAILRGKLKHLPGYIARRRELAGRYDAALAGTALTLPATAPGNEHAYYLYVVRHPRRDAVMAGLRERGVNVNISYPWPIHTMTGYAHLGYKEGDLPATEAAAREIFSLPLYPSLTDAEQDTAIAALRETLAGLAA from the coding sequence ATGGCCGTCAATGTCTGGGGCTATCTGCACGAATACGAGGCCGAGCGGGAAGAGATCCTGGCGGCCGTGGAGTCTGTCCTGCGGTCGGGCAAGCTGATCCTGGGGCCGAACGTCGCGGCCTTCGAGGAGGAGTTCGCGGCGTACTGCGGCGCCAAATACGGCGTCGGCTGCGACAACGGCACGAGCGCCGTCATGCTGGCCCTGCTGGCCCTGGGCCTCAATCCCGGCGACGAGGTCGTGACCGTGGCCAACACCGCCGTGCCGACCGTCTCGGCCATCGTCAGCGCCGGCGGCGCGCCCCGGTTCGTGGACATCGACCCGGCCACCGGCCTGATGGACGTCTCGAAACTCGAAGCCGCGATCACCCCCCGCACCCGGGCCGTGGTGGCCGTGCACCTTTTCGGCCAGTGTGTGGACATGGCGGCCGTTCGCGCCGTGGCCGACCGCCACGGTCTGTTCGTGGTCGAGGACTGCGCCCAGTCCCACGGCGCGACCCAGGGCGGCCGGGTGGCCGGGTCGCTGGCCGACGCGGCCGCCTTCTCCTTCTACCCGACCAAGATTCTCGGCACCTACGGCGACGGCGGCATGGTCCTGACGGACCGGGCCGAGGTGGCCGAAAAGCTCAAGCGCCTGCGTTTTTACGGCATGGAAAAGACCTACTACGCCCTGGAGCACGGGTTCAATTCGCGCCTGGACGAAATCCACGCCGCCATCCTGCGCGGCAAGCTCAAGCACCTGCCCGGCTACATCGCCCGCCGCCGGGAGCTGGCCGGCCGCTACGACGCCGCCCTGGCCGGCACGGCGCTCACCTTGCCCGCCACCGCCCCGGGCAACGAACACGCCTACTACCTCTACGTCGTCCGCCACCCTCGGCGCGACGCCGTCATGGCCGGCCTCAGGGAGCGGGGGGTCAACGTCAACATCAGCTACCCCTGGCCCATCCACACCATGACGGGCTATGCCCACCTGGGCTACAAGGAGGGCGACCTGCCGGCCACCGAGGCCGCGGCCCGGGAGATCTTCTCCCTGCCCCTGTATCCGTCCCTGACCGACGCCGAGCAGGACACGGCCATCGCCGCCCTGCGCGAAACGCTGGCCGGCCTTGCGGCGTAA
- a CDS encoding O-acetylhomoserine aminocarboxypropyltransferase/cysteine synthase family protein, with translation MSKSQWHDQTLALHAGHDPDADTLSRAVPIHQTTSFLFRDAEHAANLFALKEAGYIYTRLGNPTTDVLEKRLAALHGAAACVCTASGMSAIFYAVAAITKAGQNIVSGSNLYGGTHTLFEHTLKRFGIEVRFVDSSGTSGPANFARAIDKDTRLVFSESIGNPRCNVDDLPAIARVAHDHGLPFVLDNTVAAPPILNPFDVGADLAVYSLTKIIGGHGTCIGGAIVEVGGFDWAAGGRFPEITAPDPTYHGANFWDMLCRIEGTPCSAFCTKVRTGLMRDIGATPSPFNSFLVIQGVETLPLRARAHCANAQQVAEFLETHPKVAWVNYAGLPSHKDHARAKAFFPIGPGAVFGFGLTGGKAAGRKFIESVKLCSHLANILDAKTLVIHPASTTHSQLTPEELAQAGVTPDMVRISVGIENVEDIIADLRQALEQV, from the coding sequence ATGAGCAAGTCCCAGTGGCATGACCAGACCCTGGCCCTGCATGCCGGGCACGATCCGGACGCGGACACCCTGTCCCGGGCCGTGCCGATCCACCAGACCACGAGCTTTCTCTTCCGCGACGCCGAGCACGCGGCCAACCTCTTTGCCTTGAAGGAAGCGGGCTACATCTACACCCGTCTTGGCAACCCGACCACCGACGTGCTGGAAAAACGGCTGGCCGCCTTGCACGGGGCTGCGGCCTGCGTCTGCACGGCGTCCGGGATGTCGGCCATCTTCTACGCCGTGGCCGCCATCACCAAGGCCGGCCAGAACATCGTCTCCGGCAGCAATCTCTACGGCGGCACCCACACCCTCTTCGAGCACACCCTCAAGCGCTTCGGCATCGAGGTCCGGTTCGTCGATTCGTCAGGAACGTCGGGCCCGGCCAATTTCGCCCGGGCCATCGACAAGGACACCCGGCTGGTCTTTTCCGAGTCCATCGGCAACCCGCGCTGCAACGTGGACGATTTGCCCGCCATCGCCCGGGTGGCCCACGACCATGGCCTGCCTTTCGTGCTCGACAACACCGTGGCCGCGCCGCCGATCTTAAACCCCTTCGACGTGGGCGCGGACCTGGCCGTCTATTCGCTGACGAAAATCATCGGCGGGCACGGCACCTGTATCGGCGGGGCCATTGTCGAGGTGGGTGGCTTCGACTGGGCGGCCGGGGGCCGGTTTCCGGAGATCACCGCCCCGGACCCGACCTACCACGGGGCCAATTTCTGGGACATGCTCTGCCGGATCGAGGGCACGCCCTGCTCGGCCTTTTGCACCAAGGTCAGGACCGGGCTCATGCGCGACATCGGGGCCACGCCCTCGCCCTTTAACAGCTTCCTGGTCATCCAGGGCGTCGAAACTCTGCCGCTTCGGGCACGGGCCCACTGCGCCAACGCCCAGCAGGTGGCCGAGTTCCTGGAGACCCACCCCAAGGTGGCCTGGGTCAACTATGCGGGCCTGCCGAGCCACAAGGACCATGCGCGGGCCAAGGCGTTTTTCCCCATCGGCCCGGGCGCGGTCTTCGGCTTCGGCCTGACCGGCGGCAAGGCGGCCGGCCGGAAATTCATCGAGTCGGTCAAGCTCTGCTCGCACCTGGCCAACATCCTGGACGCCAAGACGCTCGTCATCCACCCGGCCAGCACCACCCACTCCCAGCTAACCCCGGAGGAACTGGCGCAGGCCGGCGTCACGCCGGACATGGTGCGCATCTCGGTCGGCATCGAAAACGTGGAGGACATCATCGCGGATTTGCGGCAGGCGCTGGAGCAGGTGTAG
- a CDS encoding type II toxin-antitoxin system RelE/ParE family toxin: MAFSVLLTEDAVGDLREIDAYLVWRDSAEAAEQVLEKIGQALGSLARQPQRGHHPPELLALGIREYREIAVRPFRIIYQIEEETVHVFLVADGRRDMQRLLLRRLLAAGR; the protein is encoded by the coding sequence ATGGCGTTTTCGGTCTTGCTGACCGAGGATGCCGTCGGGGATCTGCGGGAGATCGATGCCTACCTCGTCTGGCGGGATTCGGCCGAAGCGGCCGAGCAGGTGCTTGAAAAGATCGGGCAGGCCCTGGGCTCGTTGGCGCGCCAGCCCCAGCGGGGGCATCACCCTCCGGAACTCTTGGCGCTCGGTATCCGCGAATACAGGGAAATCGCCGTCCGTCCGTTTCGCATCATCTACCAGATTGAAGAGGAGACGGTGCACGTCTTCCTCGTGGCGGACGGGCGGCGGGACATGCAGCGCCTCTTGCTCAGAAGGCTTTTGGCCGCCGGACGCTGA
- a CDS encoding sugar 3,4-ketoisomerase gives MTGPHSGPLAGVRTIDVPTVRDDRGALSVIEAGTHIPFAVARVFYMHHMTVDRGGHAHRDTEQLVLAVAGSLTLTLTDGRDTVSHVLNDPTRGLYLPPMIFIDITDISPDAVCLVLASTHYDQGKSLRTREAFLAAVAAK, from the coding sequence ATGACGGGGCCGCACTCCGGCCCCCTGGCCGGCGTCCGCACCATCGACGTGCCGACCGTCCGGGACGACCGTGGGGCCCTGTCCGTGATCGAGGCCGGGACGCACATCCCCTTTGCCGTGGCCCGGGTCTTTTACATGCACCACATGACCGTGGACCGGGGCGGGCACGCCCACCGCGACACCGAGCAGCTGGTCCTGGCCGTGGCCGGTTCCCTGACCCTGACCCTGACCGACGGCCGGGACACGGTGTCCCATGTCCTTAACGATCCGACCCGGGGCCTCTATCTGCCGCCCATGATTTTCATCGACATCACCGACATAAGTCCGGACGCCGTCTGTCTGGTCCTGGCCAGCACCCACTACGACCAGGGCAAAAGCCTGCGGACCCGGGAGGCCTTTCTGGCGGCGGTGGCGGCGAAATGA
- a CDS encoding type II toxin-antitoxin system Phd/YefM family antitoxin — protein MKFSEQVKPISYLKAHAAAVIRDLESGGGPVVITQNGEAKAVLQDVVSYEQTQETLALLQILALGKRQIEEGRVVPAEEAIEAIRRGREPR, from the coding sequence GTGAAATTTTCCGAGCAGGTCAAGCCGATCAGCTACCTCAAGGCCCACGCGGCCGCTGTCATCCGTGATCTGGAAAGCGGGGGCGGGCCGGTGGTCATCACCCAAAACGGCGAGGCCAAGGCGGTCCTGCAAGATGTCGTAAGCTACGAACAGACGCAGGAAACCCTGGCCTTGCTGCAAATACTGGCTTTGGGCAAGCGTCAGATCGAAGAGGGCAGGGTTGTGCCCGCCGAGGAGGCCATCGAGGCCATCCGGCGTGGCCGGGAACCGCGCTGA
- a CDS encoding type 1 glutamine amidotransferase: protein MRLHAFYHVPFEDVGSIKAWAAEKGHELTFTAYFAGELPPAASEYDLLVIMGGPMGVYDEKDYPWLAEEKKAIAEAVAADKIVLGICLGAQLLAVVLGGSVSRNPVPEIGWFKVEMTPEGRAEPALAAFPQSFYAFHWHGDTFSIPPGAVHAATSAACPNQAFVYNHKAIGLQFHLETTPPGMQNLIKHCADDVSVPGPTIHHPKQMHAGREAFKDIRKIMFDMLDALAAGQEA from the coding sequence ATGCGTCTGCACGCCTTTTACCACGTCCCCTTCGAGGACGTGGGCTCCATAAAAGCCTGGGCCGCCGAAAAGGGGCACGAGCTGACCTTTACGGCCTATTTCGCCGGCGAATTGCCGCCGGCGGCCTCGGAATACGACCTGCTCGTCATCATGGGCGGCCCCATGGGCGTCTACGACGAGAAGGACTATCCCTGGCTGGCCGAAGAGAAAAAGGCCATTGCCGAGGCCGTGGCCGCGGACAAGATCGTGCTTGGCATTTGCCTGGGCGCCCAACTGCTGGCGGTCGTCCTCGGCGGCTCGGTCAGCCGCAATCCGGTCCCGGAAATCGGCTGGTTCAAGGTCGAAATGACGCCGGAAGGCCGGGCTGAACCGGCCTTGGCCGCCTTTCCCCAGTCCTTTTACGCCTTCCACTGGCACGGCGACACTTTCTCCATCCCGCCGGGAGCCGTCCACGCCGCGACGTCCGCCGCCTGCCCCAACCAGGCCTTCGTCTACAACCACAAGGCCATAGGGCTTCAGTTCCATCTCGAGACCACGCCTCCCGGCATGCAGAACCTGATCAAGCACTGCGCCGACGACGTGTCCGTGCCCGGCCCGACCATCCACCATCCCAAGCAGATGCATGCCGGCCGCGAAGCCTTCAAGGACATCCGGAAAATCATGTTCGACATGCTCGACGCCCTGGCCGCCGGCCAGGAAGCCTAG